One genomic segment of Streptomyces niveus includes these proteins:
- a CDS encoding response regulator transcription factor: protein MIRVLLADDQSLVRAGFRALLDAQPDIEVVGEAADGDQALRAVRELTPDVVLMDIRMPVMDGLDATRRITGDGGLDEVKVVMLTTFELDEYVFEALRSGASGFLVKDTEPEELLRAVRAVVDGDALLSPGVTRRLIAEFASRSKPPSSADGLGELTEREREVMALVGIGLSNEEIARRLVVSPLTAKTHVSRTMVKLGARDRAQLVVRAYESGLVRPGWLG, encoded by the coding sequence GTGATCCGTGTCCTGCTCGCCGACGACCAGTCGCTGGTACGGGCGGGTTTCCGCGCGCTGCTCGACGCCCAGCCGGACATCGAGGTCGTGGGGGAGGCCGCCGACGGCGACCAGGCACTGCGCGCGGTGCGCGAACTCACCCCGGACGTCGTCCTGATGGACATCCGGATGCCCGTCATGGACGGGCTCGACGCCACCCGCCGGATCACCGGGGACGGCGGCCTCGACGAGGTGAAGGTGGTCATGCTCACCACCTTCGAACTCGACGAGTACGTCTTCGAGGCCCTGCGTTCGGGCGCGTCCGGTTTCCTGGTGAAGGACACCGAACCGGAGGAACTGCTGCGCGCCGTACGGGCGGTGGTGGACGGCGACGCGCTGCTGTCGCCCGGGGTGACGCGGCGGCTGATCGCGGAGTTCGCCTCGCGCTCCAAGCCCCCGTCCTCCGCCGACGGCCTCGGTGAACTCACCGAGCGCGAGCGGGAGGTGATGGCACTCGTCGGGATCGGGCTCTCCAACGAGGAGATCGCCCGCAGGCTGGTCGTCAGCCCGCTCACCGCCAAGACCCATGTGAGCCGCACGATGGTGAAGCTCGGTGCCCGGGACCGGGCCCAACTGGTCGTCAGGGCCTACGAGTCGGGGCTCGTGCGCCCCGGCTGGCTGGGCTGA
- a CDS encoding SHOCT domain-containing protein, with protein MNTLANSGGPGPWILFFPLVWAAVIVVGVTLLRRTLWRGCRGGPPWRSGRFERDARDVREMTDRHDAQSPIAMLGRRFASGEIDEDEYWRRLSVLDEQFGRTGKGGAA; from the coding sequence ATGAACACCCTTGCGAACAGTGGCGGACCCGGCCCCTGGATCCTGTTCTTCCCGCTCGTCTGGGCAGCCGTGATCGTCGTGGGCGTCACCCTCCTGCGCCGGACGCTCTGGCGCGGATGCCGGGGCGGCCCCCCGTGGCGGTCCGGCCGCTTCGAGCGGGACGCCCGGGACGTACGGGAGATGACCGACCGGCACGACGCGCAGTCGCCCATCGCGATGCTGGGCCGAAGGTTCGCCTCCGGTGAGATCGACGAGGACGAGTACTGGCGCCGGCTCTCCGTACTGGACGAGCAGTTCGGCCGTACGGGCAAGGGCGGTGCGGCGTGA
- a CDS encoding sensor histidine kinase gives MEQQISRAGFRPPWFRGGCVPGGGTDKGPDGGAGLSRLPWFSSLVLAVFVTVGTGFAAEAQPDREPLDAFARVLLLAGPALLVLRHRHPVFCVFGVALSAALYLGAGYPYGPIFITVAVACFAAIVAGHRAAAWWAIGLLWVSHLLVGHLLYPYLPPEGDAGAPWGPEVGVAAWVVAVLVGSELVRVRREQWIHARAERAAAEARRADEERLRIARELHDVLAHSISVINVQAGVGLALLDSDPEQARTALTTIKAASKEALGEVRQVLDTLRTSGDAPRAPAPGLDRLPELVEQAAAAGLTVGTETLGDRVALSPGADLAAFRIVQEALTNVVRHSGSRTAHVQVGYGAGVLTLRVDDEGPATGDEAGGGGNGLVGMRERAAALGGTIEAGPRPDGGFRVKAVLPLKPKETP, from the coding sequence ATGGAACAGCAGATCAGCCGTGCCGGGTTCCGTCCCCCCTGGTTCAGGGGCGGATGCGTGCCGGGCGGCGGGACGGACAAGGGGCCGGACGGCGGCGCGGGGCTGTCACGGCTGCCCTGGTTCTCCAGCCTGGTCCTCGCCGTCTTCGTCACGGTCGGTACCGGCTTCGCCGCCGAGGCGCAGCCGGACCGCGAACCGCTCGACGCGTTCGCCCGTGTCCTGCTGCTCGCCGGCCCCGCGCTGCTCGTGCTGCGCCACCGCCACCCCGTCTTCTGCGTCTTCGGTGTCGCTCTCTCGGCGGCGCTGTACCTCGGCGCGGGCTACCCCTACGGCCCGATCTTCATCACCGTCGCGGTCGCCTGCTTCGCCGCGATCGTCGCCGGACACCGCGCGGCGGCCTGGTGGGCGATCGGTCTTCTCTGGGTGAGCCATCTGCTGGTCGGCCATCTGCTCTACCCGTACCTGCCGCCGGAAGGCGACGCCGGCGCTCCGTGGGGGCCCGAAGTGGGCGTCGCCGCCTGGGTGGTGGCCGTACTCGTCGGCTCCGAACTCGTCCGGGTGCGCCGGGAGCAGTGGATCCACGCGCGGGCCGAGCGTGCCGCCGCCGAGGCGCGCCGTGCCGACGAGGAGCGGCTGCGAATCGCGCGGGAACTCCACGACGTGCTCGCGCACTCCATCTCGGTCATCAACGTCCAGGCGGGTGTGGGGCTCGCGCTCCTCGACTCCGACCCGGAACAGGCCCGCACCGCGCTCACCACCATCAAGGCGGCGAGCAAGGAGGCGCTGGGCGAGGTACGGCAGGTCCTCGACACGCTCAGGACCTCCGGCGACGCCCCGCGCGCCCCCGCGCCGGGACTCGACCGGCTCCCCGAGCTGGTGGAGCAGGCCGCCGCCGCCGGTCTGACCGTCGGGACCGAGACCCTGGGCGACCGCGTCGCGCTGTCGCCCGGCGCCGATCTCGCCGCCTTCCGCATCGTCCAGGAAGCCCTCACCAATGTGGTGCGGCACTCCGGATCCCGTACCGCGCACGTCCAGGTCGGCTACGGCGCCGGCGTGCTCACCCTGCGCGTCGACGACGAGGGACCGGCCACCGGTGACGAGGCCGGCGGCGGCGGCAACGGACTGGTGGGGATGCGGGAGAGGGCCGCCGCCCTCGGTGGCACCATCGAGGCGGGCCCGCGCCCGGACGGGGGCTTCCGTGTCAAGGCCGTCCTCCCCCTGAAGCCCAAGGAGACACCGTGA
- a CDS encoding ROK family protein, translating into MNGRADKATTTRTRLERGRSALGPALELVHTGRAPTRAVLTSELGVTRATAGAVAAELEALGLIRVDSRPGAAAGSQGRPSHRLSVDDTGPVVLAAQVHADGFRAALVALGGRTVATAPGCVTVSSDPAQVLGAVVAEGAKLLRDSGRRCVGAGLAVPSAVAEPEGTALNPLHLAWPAGAPVRDLFIEQVRAAGIEGPAFTGNDVNLAALAEHRHGAGRGAAQLLCVATGHRGVGGALVVDGRLHTGSSGLALEVGHLTVNPEGRPCHCGSRGCLDVETDPLAFLDAAGRDPGPEVSLLQQSRDLLRTEYGDRSVRAAAEQLIDRLGQGLAGLVNILNPDRVILGGLHRELLDADPARLRAVVADRSLWGRSGSVPILACTLDHNSLVGAAELAWQPLLDDPLAALT; encoded by the coding sequence ATGAACGGCAGGGCCGACAAGGCGACGACGACCAGGACACGACTGGAGAGAGGCCGCAGCGCGCTGGGCCCCGCACTGGAACTGGTTCACACGGGCCGCGCGCCCACCCGCGCCGTGCTCACCTCCGAACTGGGTGTCACCCGCGCGACGGCCGGCGCGGTCGCCGCCGAACTGGAAGCGCTCGGCCTGATCCGGGTCGACTCCCGGCCCGGCGCCGCGGCCGGCTCCCAGGGCCGCCCCTCGCACCGCCTCTCCGTCGACGACACCGGTCCCGTGGTCCTCGCCGCCCAGGTCCACGCCGACGGCTTCCGCGCCGCGCTGGTCGCCCTCGGCGGCCGTACGGTCGCCACCGCGCCCGGCTGCGTCACGGTCTCCTCCGACCCCGCCCAGGTACTGGGCGCCGTCGTCGCCGAGGGCGCCAAGCTCCTGCGCGACAGCGGACGACGCTGCGTCGGCGCCGGTCTCGCCGTCCCCTCGGCCGTCGCCGAACCGGAGGGCACCGCCCTCAACCCGCTGCACCTCGCCTGGCCCGCCGGCGCGCCCGTACGCGACCTCTTCATCGAACAGGTGCGCGCCGCCGGTATCGAGGGCCCCGCCTTCACCGGCAACGACGTCAACCTGGCGGCCCTCGCCGAGCACCGGCACGGAGCGGGCCGGGGCGCCGCCCAACTCCTCTGTGTCGCCACGGGACATCGTGGCGTCGGGGGCGCGCTCGTCGTGGACGGCCGTCTGCACACGGGCAGTTCGGGTCTCGCCCTCGAAGTCGGCCATCTGACCGTCAACCCCGAGGGCAGGCCCTGCCATTGCGGCAGCCGGGGCTGTCTCGACGTCGAGACCGACCCGCTGGCCTTCCTCGACGCGGCAGGCCGCGACCCCGGCCCCGAGGTGTCGCTGCTCCAGCAGTCCCGCGACCTGCTCCGTACGGAGTACGGCGACCGCTCCGTACGCGCGGCGGCCGAGCAACTCATCGACCGGCTGGGCCAGGGGCTCGCGGGACTGGTGAACATCCTCAACCCCGACCGGGTCATCCTCGGCGGACTGCACCGTGAACTGCTCGACGCCGACCCCGCCCGGCTGCGCGCCGTCGTCGCCGACCGCAGCCTGTGGGGCCGCAGCGGGAGCGTGCCGATCCTCGCGTGCACGCTGGACCACAACAGCCTGGTCGGCGCCGCCGAACTGGCCTGGCAGCCGCTCCTGGACGATCCGCTGGCCGCACTGACCTGA
- a CDS encoding TetR/AcrR family transcriptional regulator, which produces MTTIRGARERARIEVTAAIKDEARRRLAEEGAVKLSLRAVARELGMVSSALYRYFPSRDELLTALIIDAFDAVGEAAEGALAEGAPGGGGAGDHVARWDAICARVRAWALAHPHEYALIHGSPVPDYTAPMSTAVPASRVALTLISVLRDAHQQGVLAPPAPAANLRAEDRRLAEEFAPGLPPGTGVAIVAAWAQLYGLISFEVFGQFNRVVEARDELFAQATTRLAHDVGLSR; this is translated from the coding sequence ATGACGACCATCCGTGGAGCGAGGGAACGGGCCCGTATCGAGGTCACCGCGGCGATCAAGGACGAGGCCCGCAGACGCCTGGCCGAGGAGGGCGCGGTGAAGCTGTCGCTACGCGCCGTGGCCCGTGAACTGGGCATGGTCTCGTCCGCGCTCTACCGCTACTTCCCCAGCCGGGACGAACTGCTGACCGCTCTCATCATCGACGCGTTCGACGCTGTCGGCGAGGCGGCGGAGGGCGCGCTCGCCGAAGGCGCGCCCGGTGGCGGCGGAGCGGGGGACCACGTTGCCCGCTGGGACGCCATCTGCGCGCGGGTACGGGCCTGGGCCCTCGCCCACCCGCACGAGTACGCCCTCATCCACGGCTCGCCCGTCCCCGACTACACCGCGCCGATGTCCACCGCCGTGCCCGCGTCCCGCGTGGCCCTCACCCTCATCTCCGTACTCCGCGACGCCCACCAACAGGGTGTCCTCGCCCCGCCGGCGCCGGCCGCGAACCTGCGTGCAGAGGACCGGCGGCTGGCCGAGGAGTTCGCGCCCGGACTGCCGCCGGGTACGGGCGTCGCCATCGTCGCGGCCTGGGCGCAGCTCTACGGTCTGATCTCCTTCGAGGTCTTCGGCCAGTTCAACCGGGTGGTGGAGGCCCGCGACGAACTCTTCGCCCAGGCGACGACACGCCTCGCCCACGACGTGGGCCTGAGCCGCTGA
- a CDS encoding MFS transporter: MPNLNKLRTAISGGRGGDPAGDAPLSSLTRLRITLTVFFALDGFLFAGWVVRIPAIKQQTGASASDLGLALLGVSAGAVVTMMFTGRMCRRFGSHPVTVVSSVLLALSIALPAQTHSALTLGLVLLVFGAAYGSLNVSMNSAAVDLVAAMRRPVMSSFHAAFSLGGMVGAGLGGLVAGGLSASAHLLALTGVGLLVTALAGPSLLRHTVPAAPGPDPGPDPGPDPAPAAVRGGAGGKAVPRRLDRRTRRLVVLFGVIALCTAYGEGALADWGALHLAQDLDAGAGLAAAGYSLFALAMTVGRLSGTALLERLGQTRTLVAGGAVAALGMLLGALAPTTWLALLGFAVTGLGLANIFPVAVARAGALAGPSGVAAASTLGYGGMLLGPPAIGFLADWFSLPVALTTVALLAGAAALIAYSARNVSAPEPTSAARSGTPAGTPAEGTREAVREVRADVPADATARTAHQKG, translated from the coding sequence GTGCCGAACCTAAACAAACTCCGGACGGCCATATCCGGGGGCCGCGGCGGAGATCCCGCCGGCGACGCCCCGCTGTCCTCCCTCACCCGCCTCCGTATCACCCTGACCGTGTTCTTCGCCCTGGACGGCTTCCTCTTCGCCGGCTGGGTCGTCCGCATTCCCGCCATCAAGCAGCAGACCGGCGCGTCGGCGAGCGACCTCGGGCTGGCCCTGCTCGGGGTGTCCGCCGGGGCCGTGGTGACGATGATGTTCACGGGGCGGATGTGCCGACGGTTCGGCAGTCATCCGGTGACCGTGGTCAGTTCGGTGCTGCTGGCACTGAGCATCGCCCTGCCCGCGCAGACGCACTCGGCACTGACCCTGGGCCTGGTCCTGCTCGTCTTCGGTGCCGCGTACGGCTCGCTCAACGTCTCGATGAACAGCGCCGCCGTCGATCTCGTCGCCGCGATGCGCCGTCCCGTGATGTCGAGCTTCCACGCCGCGTTCAGCCTGGGAGGCATGGTGGGCGCGGGACTTGGCGGTCTGGTGGCCGGTGGCCTCTCCGCCTCGGCGCACCTCCTCGCCCTCACGGGCGTCGGACTGCTCGTCACCGCGCTCGCGGGGCCGTCGCTGCTGCGCCACACCGTGCCCGCGGCGCCTGGTCCGGACCCCGGTCCGGACCCTGGTCCGGACCCCGCGCCCGCCGCCGTGCGGGGCGGTGCGGGCGGGAAGGCCGTCCCCCGGCGGCTCGACCGGCGCACGCGCCGGCTCGTCGTCCTGTTCGGCGTGATCGCGCTGTGCACGGCGTACGGGGAAGGCGCCCTCGCGGACTGGGGCGCCCTGCACCTCGCCCAGGACCTGGACGCCGGTGCCGGACTCGCCGCCGCCGGGTACTCGCTGTTCGCCCTCGCCATGACGGTGGGACGCCTGTCCGGTACGGCCCTGCTCGAACGGCTCGGCCAGACCCGCACCCTGGTCGCCGGCGGCGCGGTCGCCGCGCTCGGCATGCTCCTCGGCGCCCTCGCGCCCACGACCTGGCTCGCACTGCTCGGCTTCGCAGTCACCGGACTCGGTCTGGCCAACATCTTCCCGGTGGCCGTGGCCAGGGCGGGCGCGCTCGCCGGACCGAGCGGTGTCGCCGCCGCGTCCACGCTGGGCTACGGCGGCATGCTGCTCGGGCCGCCCGCGATCGGCTTCCTCGCCGACTGGTTCTCGCTGCCCGTGGCGCTGACCACCGTCGCCCTGCTGGCCGGAGCGGCAGCCCTCATCGCCTACTCGGCGCGCAACGTCTCGGCGCCCGAACCGACTTCGGCCGCCCGGTCGGGAACCCCGGCGGGAACCCCGGCGGAGGGCACGCGGGAGGCCGTGAGGGAGGTCCGGGCCGATGTCCCGGCGGACGCGACGGCCCGCACCGCGCACCAGAAGGGATGA
- a CDS encoding YhjD/YihY/BrkB family envelope integrity protein has product MTETPPGIEPPPPPPRWFQRLDRRLRLSPLGVAWTSGREMELMHRAMGFAALGFLTLVPVLVLVAAAQPSSGHGFARWLGQAIGVTHESQLQVERLFGVPNTALQRTTAFGLAALAVFGLTFGSAVQTGYEKVWDLPTARWHTMWRHVVFLALLVGALLGFVNTPAPSGDVTGPLTVVVLDLIGTFLFFWIAQHILLGGRVRWIALLPGAVATTLGLLGLRGFSQLVFSPLIASSAVTYGPFGTVLVVQSWLVGVGFVVYGGALVGRLAHEGRVFRRLKDQDET; this is encoded by the coding sequence ATGACCGAGACGCCCCCCGGCATCGAGCCCCCGCCGCCCCCGCCGCGCTGGTTCCAGCGCCTCGACCGGCGGCTGCGCCTCTCACCGCTCGGGGTCGCCTGGACGAGCGGGCGCGAGATGGAGCTGATGCACCGGGCCATGGGCTTCGCGGCGCTCGGATTCCTCACCCTCGTCCCCGTGCTGGTGCTGGTCGCGGCGGCCCAGCCCTCCAGCGGCCACGGCTTCGCGCGCTGGCTCGGGCAGGCCATCGGCGTCACCCATGAGTCCCAGCTACAGGTCGAGCGGCTGTTCGGCGTGCCCAACACGGCGCTCCAGCGCACCACAGCCTTCGGTCTCGCCGCGCTCGCCGTCTTCGGACTGACCTTCGGCTCCGCCGTACAGACCGGCTACGAGAAGGTCTGGGATCTGCCCACCGCCCGCTGGCACACCATGTGGCGCCATGTCGTCTTCCTCGCCCTGCTGGTCGGCGCGCTGCTCGGCTTCGTCAACACGCCCGCCCCCTCCGGCGATGTCACCGGTCCGCTGACGGTCGTCGTGCTGGATCTCATCGGCACCTTCCTGTTCTTCTGGATCGCCCAGCACATCCTGCTCGGCGGGCGCGTCCGCTGGATCGCCCTGCTGCCGGGCGCCGTGGCCACGACCCTCGGGCTGCTGGGCCTGCGGGGCTTCTCGCAGCTCGTCTTCTCCCCGCTGATCGCCTCCAGCGCCGTCACCTACGGCCCCTTCGGCACCGTCCTGGTCGTCCAGTCGTGGCTCGTCGGCGTGGGGTTCGTCGTCTACGGAGGGGCACTGGTGGGCCGTCTCGCCCACGAGGGACGGGTGTTCCGGCGATTGAAGGACCAGGACGAGACCTGA
- a CDS encoding SCO4225 family membrane protein, whose protein sequence is MKSGRLNALARLAKGRTRLVHDNRASRIYLALVAAAAVLVTVDTLFVHTDDASFAGVWLFALAAPTVFLFFAGGSAIGESFASSSAFGYVALIASVLVQAAAIGAFVRLLNDRTGHVRTPREA, encoded by the coding sequence ATGAAGTCAGGACGTCTGAACGCACTGGCCCGGCTCGCCAAGGGCCGCACCCGGCTCGTCCACGACAACCGGGCCTCGCGGATCTACCTCGCCCTGGTCGCCGCGGCGGCGGTCCTCGTCACCGTGGACACACTGTTCGTGCACACCGACGACGCGTCGTTCGCCGGGGTGTGGCTCTTCGCCCTCGCGGCGCCCACCGTCTTCCTCTTCTTCGCCGGCGGATCGGCGATAGGCGAGTCGTTCGCCTCGTCCTCCGCGTTCGGGTACGTGGCGCTCATCGCCTCCGTGCTCGTCCAGGCCGCGGCCATCGGGGCGTTCGTCCGGCTGCTGAACGACCGGACGGGCCACGTGCGTACGCCTCGCGAGGCCTGA
- a CDS encoding ABC transporter ATP-binding protein, with translation MSAATAHTATTHAARVVDAVKVYGRGDTEVRALDGVSVGFPAGRFTAIMGPSGSGKSTLMHSAAGLDTLTSGSALIGDTDLSTLDDRRLTLLRRERVGFVFQAFNLIPTLTVAENITLPADLAGDPRDDEWYEALIDVIGLRDRLHHRPGELSGGQQQRVAVARAFAGSPDVVFADEPTGNLDSRSGEEVLRLLGSTVRRTNRTVVMVTHDPLAAAHADEVLFLADGRLVDRMPDPTAERVLDRLKAFDTEAAGPAASRGARA, from the coding sequence GTGAGCGCCGCCACGGCGCACACCGCCACCACCCACGCCGCCCGGGTCGTCGACGCGGTCAAGGTCTACGGCAGGGGCGACACGGAGGTCAGGGCCCTGGACGGGGTGAGCGTCGGCTTCCCGGCCGGCCGCTTCACCGCGATCATGGGGCCCTCGGGCTCCGGCAAGTCCACCCTCATGCACAGCGCGGCCGGACTCGACACACTGACCTCCGGCTCCGCGCTCATCGGCGACACCGACCTGAGCACACTGGACGACCGGAGACTGACGCTGCTGCGCCGCGAGCGTGTCGGCTTCGTCTTCCAGGCCTTCAATCTGATCCCGACCCTCACCGTCGCCGAGAACATCACCCTCCCGGCGGACCTCGCGGGCGACCCGCGCGACGACGAGTGGTACGAAGCCCTCATCGACGTCATCGGTCTGCGCGACCGCCTGCACCACCGTCCCGGCGAACTCTCCGGCGGCCAGCAGCAGCGCGTCGCGGTGGCCCGTGCCTTCGCGGGCAGCCCCGACGTCGTCTTCGCGGACGAGCCGACCGGCAATCTCGACTCCCGCTCCGGCGAGGAGGTCCTGCGGCTGCTGGGCAGCACCGTGCGCCGTACGAACCGCACGGTCGTGATGGTCACGCACGACCCCCTCGCCGCCGCCCACGCCGACGAGGTCCTCTTCCTCGCCGACGGACGGCTCGTGGACCGGATGCCGGACCCGACCGCCGAACGGGTGCTCGACCGGCTGAAAGCCTTCGACACCGAGGCGGCCGGGCCGGCCGCGAGCCGGGGAGCGCGGGCATGA